The proteins below are encoded in one region of Prevotella melaninogenica ATCC 25845:
- a CDS encoding alpha-L-fucosidase: protein MKKTLLLIATLLASYVGMAQETYHPTAENLKAREQFQDEKFGIFLHWGLYSMMGTTEWIMTNRDINYKEYPKLAKTFYPSEFDADAWVKAIKAAGAKYITITTRHHDGFSLFKTATSTYNSVDGSPFKRDIIKEMADACQRNGIKLHLYYSHLDWGREDYPVGRTGTGTGRPKEKANWASYYKFMNTQLTELLTNYGKVGAIWFDGWWDHDSDAKPFDWQLEEQYALIHKLQPQCLIGNNHHHTPFPGEDIQIFERDLPGENKAGLSGQSIGRLPLESCQTINEHWGYNITDTLYKSPKELIQMLVRAAGKNANLLLNIGPEPGGALPELALDRLQAIGEWLNKYGETIYGTRGGIVGPHDWGVSTQRGNKLYIHILNCMDSSLFIPTGNHKIKSATVFGTNKHVNFTKTGNGITLNLDTIPTDIDYIVELTL, encoded by the coding sequence ATGAAGAAGACTCTACTTTTAATCGCAACACTACTGGCAAGTTATGTCGGTATGGCACAAGAGACTTACCATCCAACGGCTGAGAATCTTAAAGCACGCGAACAGTTCCAAGACGAGAAGTTCGGTATCTTCCTGCACTGGGGACTTTACTCAATGATGGGTACTACCGAATGGATTATGACCAACAGGGATATCAACTATAAGGAATATCCTAAATTGGCAAAGACGTTCTATCCTTCAGAGTTTGATGCGGACGCATGGGTAAAAGCTATCAAGGCTGCTGGTGCAAAGTATATCACGATTACCACACGTCACCATGATGGATTCTCACTCTTTAAGACGGCTACCAGTACTTATAACTCCGTTGATGGTTCACCATTCAAGCGTGACATCATTAAAGAAATGGCTGACGCTTGCCAACGTAATGGTATCAAGTTGCACCTTTACTATTCTCACCTTGACTGGGGACGCGAAGACTATCCAGTGGGAAGAACAGGAACTGGAACGGGTCGACCAAAAGAGAAGGCTAACTGGGCAAGCTACTATAAGTTTATGAACACGCAGCTGACAGAATTGCTCACAAACTATGGAAAGGTGGGTGCAATCTGGTTTGATGGCTGGTGGGATCATGACAGCGACGCAAAACCTTTCGACTGGCAGTTGGAGGAGCAGTATGCTTTGATTCATAAGCTACAACCACAGTGCCTCATCGGTAACAACCACCATCATACTCCTTTCCCTGGCGAGGATATCCAAATCTTCGAACGTGACTTACCGGGTGAGAACAAGGCTGGTCTCTCTGGCCAGAGCATTGGCCGCCTACCCTTAGAATCATGCCAGACTATCAACGAGCATTGGGGATACAATATCACTGACACCCTCTACAAATCACCCAAAGAGCTGATTCAAATGCTCGTTCGTGCTGCAGGAAAGAATGCCAACCTCCTCCTCAATATCGGTCCAGAACCAGGTGGTGCCCTTCCCGAACTTGCCCTCGACCGTCTTCAGGCCATCGGTGAATGGCTGAACAAATATGGTGAAACCATCTACGGCACTCGTGGCGGCATCGTTGGTCCACACGACTGGGGCGTAAGTACACAGCGTGGTAACAAACTCTACATCCACATCCTAAACTGTATGGACTCCAGCCTCTTCATCCCTACTGGCAACCACAAAATCAAGTCTGCCACCGTCTTTGGCACCAACAAGCATGTCAACTTCACAAAAACTGGCAACGGCATCACCCTCAACCTCGACACCATCCCCACTGACATTGATTATATCGTTGAGTTGACGTTGTGA
- a CDS encoding metallophosphoesterase, with translation MNTLIIYISDIHFTGRKAENEGIVINAFIQDIKKQLNEIPHKEVFVIIGGDLVQTADNKESYELFWNDVIVPLLGLGIPQEHFICVPGNHDVQRAKIEEKKILYTAFLSRNIKEGEFNDFLEKQDKTLLTDKFENFGSFLSQKLGCANYDSIGYHMELNDEWSVYCMNSSLTSYAGIDDSQYPILKDDKGHLNIATRGLYNWVNINSKKKILVLHHPFEFLTEWSSSELKKIVKLHFDLVLTGHTHEQNILCNNNDTDSFIWCMAPQLYTNKSDKLGYCIIELKEKLVDKITYREWFSSRNSFRKGIDFTEDENGTIKFDNSKPFITDPIKIMMEERFRDTMNVYGDQPLVWLDRFFSSQRFDHSYRFRKDCLLDEATIMTYNQNIKIITPAQYGLTSFAWHFILKLWKERKEFCLYLDGGLIKKAAVTKSINSQLTLFNVKQEDVKRIIIDNWTLSNKDAKQILTTITQDYPQIPILILCPMLEKTLVEIENMATSEFEFSILYMAPLQTSQIRSIVEIYNRYKHIGQNDIILKRLDADIQNFNMHRTPLNCITLLEVFSNSFDENPVNRTAVIEKVLRIIFDNTQVPTYKSLPDVKDCEFALGYYCEQMIRKEEFYFNEKQFCEVLYNFCDQQKLTIEVSYLFDLLQKNHIICQYEPNLYGFRFAYWVYYFAAMRMSKSPEFSKFILDKENYAHYPEVLEFYTGSDRTRNDAADIVTKDIMRISKTVHEKVGMPEGINPFSKLRLETTDEQVTKAIEQLETNLQKTKLPNEIKDAIVDQNYIPSAPFHQSVYKVFENYSVNYLQEMIGIASKTLRNSDYIEPEKKTALLTAITNAWYDTIRVIYLMAPALAQDGVARYDGFGLVLTDGFDEFRNNPNRLLITVISTIPYNLVRWYKDNFYSSKLAQLVFDQIASEKNPVIKHLLICIIIHEQPDGWDKVVRNYLSALDKHSFFYGNTLDTLKLMYANGSMSDADIQRTKNLILLCYTKLASNDDKMHPGEIKYINKKVLPSREQTDKPG, from the coding sequence TCATATGAATTGTTTTGGAATGATGTAATTGTTCCATTACTAGGTTTGGGTATTCCACAAGAGCATTTTATCTGTGTTCCTGGCAATCATGATGTCCAAAGGGCTAAAATTGAAGAAAAGAAAATTTTGTACACCGCCTTTTTAAGTAGAAATATCAAAGAAGGAGAGTTTAATGATTTTTTAGAAAAACAAGATAAAACTCTTCTAACTGACAAATTTGAAAATTTTGGGTCTTTTTTATCTCAGAAGTTAGGATGTGCGAATTATGATTCTATTGGATACCATATGGAATTGAATGATGAATGGAGCGTATATTGTATGAATTCTTCTCTGACTTCGTATGCAGGCATAGATGATTCACAGTATCCAATATTAAAAGATGATAAGGGACATCTAAATATTGCTACAAGAGGATTGTATAACTGGGTAAATATTAATTCAAAGAAAAAGATATTAGTGCTACACCATCCGTTTGAATTCCTAACAGAGTGGTCTTCCTCTGAATTAAAAAAAATAGTAAAATTACATTTTGATTTGGTCTTGACAGGTCATACTCATGAACAAAATATCCTGTGTAACAATAATGATACGGATAGCTTTATTTGGTGCATGGCACCACAGCTTTATACAAACAAGTCAGATAAGTTAGGATATTGTATAATAGAATTAAAGGAAAAACTTGTAGATAAGATAACCTATAGGGAATGGTTTTCAAGCAGAAATTCTTTCCGTAAAGGCATAGATTTTACAGAAGATGAGAATGGTACCATCAAGTTTGATAATTCAAAGCCATTTATAACGGATCCAATCAAAATTATGATGGAAGAACGTTTTCGTGACACAATGAATGTATATGGGGACCAACCCCTCGTATGGCTAGATCGTTTTTTTAGTAGTCAAAGATTTGACCATTCTTATCGATTCAGAAAGGATTGTTTACTTGATGAAGCTACTATAATGACCTACAATCAAAATATAAAAATTATTACCCCGGCTCAATATGGATTAACCTCTTTTGCTTGGCACTTTATCTTGAAATTATGGAAAGAACGTAAAGAGTTCTGTTTATATCTTGACGGAGGATTAATAAAAAAAGCCGCAGTGACTAAGAGTATTAATTCTCAATTAACTCTATTTAATGTCAAGCAAGAAGATGTGAAACGTATAATTATAGATAATTGGACTCTTTCTAATAAAGATGCGAAACAGATATTGACAACAATAACGCAAGATTATCCTCAAATTCCAATACTAATATTATGTCCAATGTTAGAGAAGACATTAGTAGAAATTGAGAATATGGCAACCTCTGAATTTGAGTTTTCTATTCTGTATATGGCTCCGCTCCAAACTAGCCAAATTCGTTCAATAGTAGAAATATACAATCGTTATAAGCATATCGGACAAAACGATATTATTTTAAAGAGGTTAGATGCAGATATACAAAATTTTAATATGCATCGTACCCCTTTGAATTGTATTACCTTGTTGGAAGTCTTCAGCAATTCATTTGATGAAAACCCAGTAAATCGAACAGCTGTTATAGAAAAAGTATTACGAATTATCTTCGATAATACACAAGTCCCCACTTACAAGTCGCTACCAGATGTTAAAGATTGCGAGTTTGCTCTCGGCTATTATTGTGAGCAAATGATTAGAAAAGAAGAATTTTACTTCAATGAAAAACAGTTTTGTGAGGTGCTGTATAATTTCTGTGACCAACAAAAATTGACTATAGAAGTTAGTTATCTTTTTGATTTGTTGCAAAAGAATCATATAATTTGTCAATATGAACCGAATCTATACGGATTTAGATTTGCATATTGGGTGTATTATTTTGCTGCTATGCGCATGTCAAAAAGTCCAGAATTTAGCAAATTCATACTAGATAAGGAAAATTATGCTCACTATCCAGAAGTCCTTGAGTTTTACACAGGTAGTGATAGAACTAGAAATGATGCTGCGGATATTGTGACAAAAGATATTATGCGTATATCAAAAACCGTACACGAAAAGGTTGGTATGCCAGAAGGTATTAACCCTTTTTCAAAATTACGGTTAGAGACTACTGACGAGCAAGTAACAAAAGCAATCGAACAATTAGAGACCAATCTCCAAAAGACAAAGTTGCCAAATGAAATAAAAGATGCTATTGTTGATCAAAACTATATACCATCGGCTCCATTTCATCAATCTGTTTATAAAGTTTTTGAGAATTATTCTGTAAACTATTTACAGGAAATGATAGGTATTGCTTCCAAAACTTTACGTAATAGCGATTATATTGAACCAGAGAAAAAAACTGCACTTTTAACTGCAATAACAAATGCTTGGTATGATACTATTAGGGTTATATACCTTATGGCTCCAGCACTAGCGCAGGATGGCGTTGCTAGATATGATGGCTTTGGATTAGTGTTAACTGATGGTTTTGACGAATTTAGGAATAACCCCAATAGGTTGCTCATAACTGTTATATCTACCATTCCTTATAACTTGGTAAGATGGTATAAAGATAATTTCTATTCGTCTAAATTGGCACAACTGGTATTTGATCAAATTGCTTCAGAAAAGAATCCTGTTATCAAGCATCTTCTTATTTGTATCATCATTCATGAACAACCTGATGGATGGGATAAAGTTGTTAGAAATTATTTATCAGCATTAGATAAACATTCATTCTTCTACGGGAATACATTGGACACATTGAAATTAATGTATGCAAATGGTAGCATGTCAGATGCTGATATTCAGAGGACTAAAAACTTAATTCTTTTATGCTACACAAAACTTGCATCAAATGACGATAAAATGCATCCTGGAGAAATAAAATATATCAATAAGAAAGTGTTGCCAAGTAGAGAACAGACAGATAAGCCAGGTTAA